The Rubricoccus marinus nucleotide sequence CCATTGGAGCGACTCTCCGCCCGCTTGGCCAACGCCCGTCACGCCCGCTTTGTGGGCCGTGAGGCGGAGCTGTCTCTGTTCGCGGGGGCGTTGGCCTCTGGCGAGGTGGCCGCTCTCGCGGACCCCGACGGTGAGGGCTCTGGCGCGGAGGGGTTCGTCATCGCGCACGTCTACGGACCCGGGGGGATCGGCAAAACGGCGCTGCTGGACGAGGTCGCGCGGCTGGCGCGGGCGCAGGGGGTGTACGCCGCCCGGGTGGACGGGCGCGACGTGGAGCCCTCGCCAGAGGCGTTTACCCGCGCCGCGCGCCGCGCGCTGGCTGCGGCCCGCCCGGAGGGCGCCACGCCAGAGGCCTCTGGCGAAGAGCGGCGGCTGTTGCTCATCGACACGTACGAGGAGATCGAGCGGCTGGACGGGTGGCTCCGCCGCTCGTTCTTGCCCGAGCTGAACGCAGGCGACTTGGTGGTCATCGCCGGGCGCCAGAAGCCCTCCTCGGAGTGGCGCGTGGGCTGGGGCGAGGCCGTCGCGATGGTGCCCCTCGGCGGGCTGGCCAAGCGGGAAGCCGAGGCATACCTCGACGCGGGCGGCGTGCCCGAAGAGGACCGCAGCCGCATCGTGGCCTTTGCGCACGGGCACCCGCTGGCGCTGGCGCTGGCAGCGGAGCGGCAGCGGCAGCACCCCGAGGAGGGGCCCCTGGCGCTAGAGGCCTTCGACCCCACGGCGTCGCCCGATCTCATGGGCGAGCTCGTCGCGCGGTTCGTCTCCTCGGTCCCCAGCCGGGCGCACCAGGAAGCGCTGGAGAGCGCGTCCATCGTGCAGACGGTGACCGTCTCGATGCTTTCCGCCTTGCTCGGTGGCGACGCCTCCGATGCGGCGCCAGAGGCGCTGTTCGCGTGGCTCCGCAGCCTCTCGTTCGTGGAGAGCGACGCGCAGGGGATCCGCCTGCACGACGTGGTGAGGGAAACGCTGGAGGCCGACCTCCGCTGGCGCAACGCCGAGCAGCACGAGGCGTTGCTGGCACGCGCGCGGCGCTATTGCGGCCGCGCCCTCCGCATGGCCTCTGGCGAGGCGGAGCAGCACAAAGCGCTCCGGGACTACCTCCATCTGTACCGGAACAGCGCCGTCGTCAAGCCTTTTTTGAGCCGGCTCAAGCAGGCATGGAGCGAGGCGGACCTCGCCGGCTCCGGCCCGATGCGGGAGGGCGACGCCGATGCCATCCGCGCGATGGTGGAGGTACATCAGGGGGCGCCAGAGGCGGAAACCGTCGGCGCGTGGGTGGCCAGCCGGCCGGACGGCGTGGAGGTCTTCCGCCGCAGCGACGGCACCGTCGCGGGGTTCCTGCTAGGGCTCACGGTGGACGCGCTGAGCGAGGACGAACGCGCGAGCGATCCGGTCGTGGCGCGGGCGTGGCGCGCGGTGTCCAGTTCGCTGCGGGCGGAGGAGCAGGCGCTGTTGTTTCGCTCGTGGATGGACGAGGAGGAGGGGCAGGGCGTCTCGGCGGTTCAGAGCCTCGTGTTCGCGCGGACCGTCGCGCGGTACCTCTCCACTCCCTCGCTCGCGGTCTCCTTCCTCTTCACGACCGCGCCCGACCTGTGGGCGCCGGTCTTCGCCTTTGTCGGCCTGCGCCGCTGGCGCGAGGCGGAGGCGCCCGGC carries:
- a CDS encoding ATP-binding protein, whose product is MERLSARLANARHARFVGREAELSLFAGALASGEVAALADPDGEGSGAEGFVIAHVYGPGGIGKTALLDEVARLARAQGVYAARVDGRDVEPSPEAFTRAARRALAAARPEGATPEASGEERRLLLIDTYEEIERLDGWLRRSFLPELNAGDLVVIAGRQKPSSEWRVGWGEAVAMVPLGGLAKREAEAYLDAGGVPEEDRSRIVAFAHGHPLALALAAERQRQHPEEGPLALEAFDPTASPDLMGELVARFVSSVPSRAHQEALESASIVQTVTVSMLSALLGGDASDAAPEALFAWLRSLSFVESDAQGIRLHDVVRETLEADLRWRNAEQHEALLARARRYCGRALRMASGEAEQHKALRDYLHLYRNSAVVKPFLSRLKQAWSEADLAGSGPMREGDADAIRAMVEVHQGAPEAETVGAWVASRPDGVEVFRRSDGTVAGFLLGLTVDALSEDERASDPVVARAWRAVSSSLRAEEQALLFRSWMDEEEGQGVSAVQSLVFARTVARYLSTPSLAVSFLFTTAPDLWAPVFAFVGLRRWREAEAPGGPAAFGKDWRAVPPEAWLESLASGAAGAESEEAAEPLLVLNRDAFAEAVREALKAYARPHDLTESPLLRARVVREASGDEPIGALRGLLREAAAQLESGPRDSRYFRALDLTYFRPAPTQAIAAERLDLPFSTYRRHLGRGVDHVVEDLWRRETGG